A genomic segment from Callithrix jacchus isolate 240 chromosome 8, calJac240_pri, whole genome shotgun sequence encodes:
- the TEDC1 gene encoding tubulin epsilon and delta complex protein 1 isoform X4: protein MLVRRSRAAAATAGDPKEAGAGSMGRRRRRVDPAAGARAAALPEAIAALSRSLPSGPSPEIFRRAKFDRPEATAALWQLLFRVLVPLPLDNPLASLAQEVQARLVKSALRSRGYPRLALAQLPEDGSQGSRELLLALSWLLARGPVPEQMLAQTRVPLGDEMTVCQCEALASPGPPAPQARAEDPVDVRYVQWLMGKLRFRWRQLVSSQQEQCTLLSKIHLYTRGCHGDQSLGHLSVTEAEMLRDPEGGQQGFCSGNPRNLDLAYLKGLYFSCTPGMSPRTFWKDLWLVCEQPGLLLGDWRLPWVLLLRTLECANRRLEAVLAWRRTELVFWRWMDTVLDTCAPGVPAAASQGTFLPRIPEHRGGELELVAWELRALQEELQEAVECRRAAWEAKTKSHTATQAGVQWHDLGSLQPLPPRFKLEAVDGGQSGVLCGGPLGRPWKRSWELCSGAGSKMGARPSPMGHTGW from the exons ATGCTTGTGCGCAGGTcccgggcggcggcggcgacggcgGGCGATCCGAAGGAGGCTGGTGCTGGCTCTAtggggaggcggcggcggcgggtgGACCCCGCGGCTGGGGCCCGGGCCGCGGCCCTGCCTGAGGCCATCGCCGCGTTGAGTCGGTCGCTGCCCTCGGGACCCAGCCCCGAGATCTTCCGCCGCGCCAAGTTCGACCGTCCGGAGGCG ACCGCCGCGCTCTGGCAGCTTCTCTTCCGCGTGCTCGTGCCACTCCCTCTGGACAACCCCTTGGCTTCGCTCGCCCAGG AGGTCCAAGCCCGCTTGGTGAAGTCAGCACTGCGCTCCCGGGGCTACCCGCGGCTGGCACTGGCACAGCTCCCTGAGGATGGCTCCCAGGGCAGCCGGGAGCTGCTCCTGGCTCTGTCCTGGCTCTTGGCCCGAGGACCTGTGCCTGAGCAGATGCTGGCCCAGACCCGAGTGCCTCTGGGTGATGAGatgactgtgtgccag TGTGAGGCCCTGGCCAGCCCTGGCCCACCTGCACCCCAGGCGCGAGCAGAGGATCCTGTGGATGTCCGCTATGTGCAGTGGCTGATGGGAAAGCTGCGGTTCCGCTGGCGCCAGCTGGTGTCCAGTCAGCAGGAACAGTGCACCCTTCTGAGCAAG ATCCACCTGTACACACGTGGCTGCCATGGGGACCAGAGCCTTGGTCATCTGTCCGTCACTGAAGCAGAGATGCTCAGGGACCCAGAGGGAGGCCAGCAG GGTTTCTGCAGTGGGAATCCCCGAAACCTGGACCTGGCCTACCTGAAGGGCTTGTACTTCTCCTGCACTCCTGGGATGAGTCCCAGAACCTTCTGGAAGGATCTGTGGCTGGTGTGTGAGCAGCCAGGCCTGCTGCTGGGTGACTGGCGGCTCCCTTGGGTCCTG CTGCTGCGGACTCTGGAGTGTGCGAACCGGCGCCTGGAGGCGGTCCTGGCGTGGCGGCGCACAGAGCTGGTCTTCTGGCGGTGGATG GACACTGTCCTGGACACCTGTGCCCCCGGGGTGCCGGCTGCCGCCTCACAGGGCACCTTCCTGCCCCGGATCCCTGAGCACAGAGGTGGTGAGTTGGAGCTGGTAGCATGGGAGCTGCGGGCGCTGCAGGAGGAGCTGCAGGAAGCTGTGGAGTGCAGACGggcagcctgggaggccaag aCGAAGTCTcacactgccacccaggctggagtgcagtggcatgatcttggctcactgcaacctctgcctcccaggttcaa GCTGGAGGCTGTGGATGGGGGCCAGAGTGGAGTGCTGTGCGGCGGGCCTCTCGGGAGGCCGTGGAAAAGGAGCTGGGAGCTCTGCAGCGGTGCTGGGAGCAAGATGGGGGCCCGGCCCAGCCCCATGGGCCACACCGGCTGGTGA
- the TEDC1 gene encoding tubulin epsilon and delta complex protein 1 isoform X1, translating to MLVRRSRAAAATAGDPKEAGAGSMGRRRRRVDPAAGARAAALPEAIAALSRSLPSGPSPEIFRRAKFDRPEATAALWQLLFRVLVPLPLDNPLASLAQEVQARLVKSALRSRGYPRLALAQLPEDGSQGSRELLLALSWLLARGPVPEQMLAQTRVPLGDEMTVCQCEALASPGPPAPQARAEDPVDVRYVQWLMGKLRFRWRQLVSSQQEQCTLLSKIHLYTRGCHGDQSLGHLSVTEAEMLRDPEGGQQGFCSGNPRNLDLAYLKGLYFSCTPGMSPRTFWKDLWLVCEQPGLLLGDWRLPWVLLLRTLECANRRLEAVLAWRRTELVFWRWMDTVLDTCAPGVPAAASQGTFLPRIPEHRGGELELVAWELRALQEELQEAVECRRAAWEAKWCSLYLPGTVGPAAGRLGVLPKHSRHLRRRSLTLPPRLECSGMILAHCNLCLPGSSWRLWMGARVECCAAGLSGGRGKGAGSSAAVLGARWGPGPAPWATPAGETRGWGSRGPGPAGS from the exons ATGCTTGTGCGCAGGTcccgggcggcggcggcgacggcgGGCGATCCGAAGGAGGCTGGTGCTGGCTCTAtggggaggcggcggcggcgggtgGACCCCGCGGCTGGGGCCCGGGCCGCGGCCCTGCCTGAGGCCATCGCCGCGTTGAGTCGGTCGCTGCCCTCGGGACCCAGCCCCGAGATCTTCCGCCGCGCCAAGTTCGACCGTCCGGAGGCG ACCGCCGCGCTCTGGCAGCTTCTCTTCCGCGTGCTCGTGCCACTCCCTCTGGACAACCCCTTGGCTTCGCTCGCCCAGG AGGTCCAAGCCCGCTTGGTGAAGTCAGCACTGCGCTCCCGGGGCTACCCGCGGCTGGCACTGGCACAGCTCCCTGAGGATGGCTCCCAGGGCAGCCGGGAGCTGCTCCTGGCTCTGTCCTGGCTCTTGGCCCGAGGACCTGTGCCTGAGCAGATGCTGGCCCAGACCCGAGTGCCTCTGGGTGATGAGatgactgtgtgccag TGTGAGGCCCTGGCCAGCCCTGGCCCACCTGCACCCCAGGCGCGAGCAGAGGATCCTGTGGATGTCCGCTATGTGCAGTGGCTGATGGGAAAGCTGCGGTTCCGCTGGCGCCAGCTGGTGTCCAGTCAGCAGGAACAGTGCACCCTTCTGAGCAAG ATCCACCTGTACACACGTGGCTGCCATGGGGACCAGAGCCTTGGTCATCTGTCCGTCACTGAAGCAGAGATGCTCAGGGACCCAGAGGGAGGCCAGCAG GGTTTCTGCAGTGGGAATCCCCGAAACCTGGACCTGGCCTACCTGAAGGGCTTGTACTTCTCCTGCACTCCTGGGATGAGTCCCAGAACCTTCTGGAAGGATCTGTGGCTGGTGTGTGAGCAGCCAGGCCTGCTGCTGGGTGACTGGCGGCTCCCTTGGGTCCTG CTGCTGCGGACTCTGGAGTGTGCGAACCGGCGCCTGGAGGCGGTCCTGGCGTGGCGGCGCACAGAGCTGGTCTTCTGGCGGTGGATG GACACTGTCCTGGACACCTGTGCCCCCGGGGTGCCGGCTGCCGCCTCACAGGGCACCTTCCTGCCCCGGATCCCTGAGCACAGAGGTGGTGAGTTGGAGCTGGTAGCATGGGAGCTGCGGGCGCTGCAGGAGGAGCTGCAGGAAGCTGTGGAGTGCAGACGggcagcctgggaggccaag TGGTGCTCGCTCTACCTGCCTGGGACTGTCGGACCTGCTGCTGGACGCCTGGGTGTCCTCCCTAAACACAGCCGTCACCTACGCAG aCGAAGTCTcacactgccacccaggctggagtgcagtggcatgatcttggctcactgcaacctctgcctcccaggttcaa GCTGGAGGCTGTGGATGGGGGCCAGAGTGGAGTGCTGTGCGGCGGGCCTCTCGGGAGGCCGTGGAAAAGGAGCTGGGAGCTCTGCAGCGGTGCTGGGAGCAAGATGGGGGCCCGGCCCAGCCCCATGGGCCACACCGGCTGGTGAGACGAGAGGATGGGGCAGCAGGGGACCAGGACCTGCGGGCAGCTGA
- the TEDC1 gene encoding tubulin epsilon and delta complex protein 1 isoform X3, with amino-acid sequence MLVRRSRAAAATAGDPKEAGAGSMGRRRRRVDPAAGARAAALPEAIAALSRSLPSGPSPEIFRRAKFDRPEATAALWQLLFRVLVPLPLDNPLASLAQEVQARLVKSALRSRGYPRLALAQLPEDGSQGSRELLLALSWLLARGPVPEQMLAQTRVPLGDEMTVCQCEALASPGPPAPQARAEDPVDVRYVQWLMGKLRFRWRQLVSSQQEQCTLLSKIHLYTRGCHGDQSLGHLSVTEAEMLRDPEGGQQGFCSGNPRNLDLAYLKGLYFSCTPGMSPRTFWKDLWLVCEQPGLLLGDWRLPWVLLLRTLECANRRLEAVLAWRRTELVFWRWMDTVLDTCAPGVPAAASQGTFLPRIPEHRGGELELVAWELRALQEELQEAVECRRAAWEAKWCSLYLPGTVGPAAGRLGVLPKHSRHLRRLEAVDGGQSGVLCGGPLGRPWKRSWELCSGAGSKMGARPSPMGHTGW; translated from the exons ATGCTTGTGCGCAGGTcccgggcggcggcggcgacggcgGGCGATCCGAAGGAGGCTGGTGCTGGCTCTAtggggaggcggcggcggcgggtgGACCCCGCGGCTGGGGCCCGGGCCGCGGCCCTGCCTGAGGCCATCGCCGCGTTGAGTCGGTCGCTGCCCTCGGGACCCAGCCCCGAGATCTTCCGCCGCGCCAAGTTCGACCGTCCGGAGGCG ACCGCCGCGCTCTGGCAGCTTCTCTTCCGCGTGCTCGTGCCACTCCCTCTGGACAACCCCTTGGCTTCGCTCGCCCAGG AGGTCCAAGCCCGCTTGGTGAAGTCAGCACTGCGCTCCCGGGGCTACCCGCGGCTGGCACTGGCACAGCTCCCTGAGGATGGCTCCCAGGGCAGCCGGGAGCTGCTCCTGGCTCTGTCCTGGCTCTTGGCCCGAGGACCTGTGCCTGAGCAGATGCTGGCCCAGACCCGAGTGCCTCTGGGTGATGAGatgactgtgtgccag TGTGAGGCCCTGGCCAGCCCTGGCCCACCTGCACCCCAGGCGCGAGCAGAGGATCCTGTGGATGTCCGCTATGTGCAGTGGCTGATGGGAAAGCTGCGGTTCCGCTGGCGCCAGCTGGTGTCCAGTCAGCAGGAACAGTGCACCCTTCTGAGCAAG ATCCACCTGTACACACGTGGCTGCCATGGGGACCAGAGCCTTGGTCATCTGTCCGTCACTGAAGCAGAGATGCTCAGGGACCCAGAGGGAGGCCAGCAG GGTTTCTGCAGTGGGAATCCCCGAAACCTGGACCTGGCCTACCTGAAGGGCTTGTACTTCTCCTGCACTCCTGGGATGAGTCCCAGAACCTTCTGGAAGGATCTGTGGCTGGTGTGTGAGCAGCCAGGCCTGCTGCTGGGTGACTGGCGGCTCCCTTGGGTCCTG CTGCTGCGGACTCTGGAGTGTGCGAACCGGCGCCTGGAGGCGGTCCTGGCGTGGCGGCGCACAGAGCTGGTCTTCTGGCGGTGGATG GACACTGTCCTGGACACCTGTGCCCCCGGGGTGCCGGCTGCCGCCTCACAGGGCACCTTCCTGCCCCGGATCCCTGAGCACAGAGGTGGTGAGTTGGAGCTGGTAGCATGGGAGCTGCGGGCGCTGCAGGAGGAGCTGCAGGAAGCTGTGGAGTGCAGACGggcagcctgggaggccaag TGGTGCTCGCTCTACCTGCCTGGGACTGTCGGACCTGCTGCTGGACGCCTGGGTGTCCTCCCTAAACACAGCCGTCACCTACGCAG GCTGGAGGCTGTGGATGGGGGCCAGAGTGGAGTGCTGTGCGGCGGGCCTCTCGGGAGGCCGTGGAAAAGGAGCTGGGAGCTCTGCAGCGGTGCTGGGAGCAAGATGGGGGCCCGGCCCAGCCCCATGGGCCACACCGGCTGGTGA
- the TEDC1 gene encoding tubulin epsilon and delta complex protein 1 isoform X6 → MLVRRSRAAAATAGDPKEAGAGSMGRRRRRVDPAAGARAAALPEAIAALSRSLPSGPSPEIFRRAKFDRPEATAALWQLLFRVLVPLPLDNPLASLAQEVQARLVKSALRSRGYPRLALAQLPEDGSQGSRELLLALSWLLARGPVPEQMLAQTRVPLGDEMTVCQCEALASPGPPAPQARAEDPVDVRYVQWLMGKLRFRWRQLVSSQQEQCTLLSKIHLYTRGCHGDQSLGHLSVTEAEMLRDPEGGQQLLRTLECANRRLEAVLAWRRTELVFWRWMDTVLDTCAPGVPAAASQGTFLPRIPEHRGGELELVAWELRALQEELQEAVECRRAAWEAKAGGCGWGPEWSAVRRASREAVEKELGALQRCWEQDGGPAQPHGPHRLVRREDGAAGDQDLRAAEVIRTLRSQEACLEAVLYQLQGQCRQELARLAGALPGLIWIPPPGR, encoded by the exons ATGCTTGTGCGCAGGTcccgggcggcggcggcgacggcgGGCGATCCGAAGGAGGCTGGTGCTGGCTCTAtggggaggcggcggcggcgggtgGACCCCGCGGCTGGGGCCCGGGCCGCGGCCCTGCCTGAGGCCATCGCCGCGTTGAGTCGGTCGCTGCCCTCGGGACCCAGCCCCGAGATCTTCCGCCGCGCCAAGTTCGACCGTCCGGAGGCG ACCGCCGCGCTCTGGCAGCTTCTCTTCCGCGTGCTCGTGCCACTCCCTCTGGACAACCCCTTGGCTTCGCTCGCCCAGG AGGTCCAAGCCCGCTTGGTGAAGTCAGCACTGCGCTCCCGGGGCTACCCGCGGCTGGCACTGGCACAGCTCCCTGAGGATGGCTCCCAGGGCAGCCGGGAGCTGCTCCTGGCTCTGTCCTGGCTCTTGGCCCGAGGACCTGTGCCTGAGCAGATGCTGGCCCAGACCCGAGTGCCTCTGGGTGATGAGatgactgtgtgccag TGTGAGGCCCTGGCCAGCCCTGGCCCACCTGCACCCCAGGCGCGAGCAGAGGATCCTGTGGATGTCCGCTATGTGCAGTGGCTGATGGGAAAGCTGCGGTTCCGCTGGCGCCAGCTGGTGTCCAGTCAGCAGGAACAGTGCACCCTTCTGAGCAAG ATCCACCTGTACACACGTGGCTGCCATGGGGACCAGAGCCTTGGTCATCTGTCCGTCACTGAAGCAGAGATGCTCAGGGACCCAGAGGGAGGCCAGCAG CTGCTGCGGACTCTGGAGTGTGCGAACCGGCGCCTGGAGGCGGTCCTGGCGTGGCGGCGCACAGAGCTGGTCTTCTGGCGGTGGATG GACACTGTCCTGGACACCTGTGCCCCCGGGGTGCCGGCTGCCGCCTCACAGGGCACCTTCCTGCCCCGGATCCCTGAGCACAGAGGTGGTGAGTTGGAGCTGGTAGCATGGGAGCTGCGGGCGCTGCAGGAGGAGCTGCAGGAAGCTGTGGAGTGCAGACGggcagcctgggaggccaag GCTGGAGGCTGTGGATGGGGGCCAGAGTGGAGTGCTGTGCGGCGGGCCTCTCGGGAGGCCGTGGAAAAGGAGCTGGGAGCTCTGCAGCGGTGCTGGGAGCAAGATGGGGGCCCGGCCCAGCCCCATGGGCCACACCGGCTGGTGAGACGAGAGGATGGGGCAGCAGGGGACCAGGACCTGCGGGCAGCTGAGGTGATCAGGACGCTGAGGAGCCAGGAGGCCTGCCTGGAGGCGGTGCTGTATCAACTACAGGGACAGTGTCGGCAGGAACTCGCCAGGCTGGCGGGAGCCCTGCCTGGCCTCATCTGGATCCCACCGCCTGGACGCTGA
- the TEDC1 gene encoding tubulin epsilon and delta complex protein 1 isoform X8: MLVRRSRAAAATAGDPKEAGAGSMGRRRRRVDPAAGARAAALPEAIAALSRSLPSGPSPEIFRRAKFDRPEATAALWQLLFRVLVPLPLDNPLASLAQEVQARLVKSALRSRGYPRLALAQLPEDGSQGSRELLLALSWLLARGPVPEQMLAQTRVPLGDEMTVCQCEALASPGPPAPQARAEDPVDVRYVQWLMGKLRFRWRQLVSSQQEQCTLLSKIHLYTRGCHGDQSLGHLSVTEAEMLRDPEGGQQLLRTLECANRRLEAVLAWRRTELVFWRWMDTVLDTCAPGVPAAASQGTFLPRIPEHRGGELELVAWELRALQEELQEAVECRRAAWEAKTKSHTATQAGVQWHDLGSLQPLPPRFKLEAVDGGQSGVLCGGPLGRPWKRSWELCSGAGSKMGARPSPMGHTGW; encoded by the exons ATGCTTGTGCGCAGGTcccgggcggcggcggcgacggcgGGCGATCCGAAGGAGGCTGGTGCTGGCTCTAtggggaggcggcggcggcgggtgGACCCCGCGGCTGGGGCCCGGGCCGCGGCCCTGCCTGAGGCCATCGCCGCGTTGAGTCGGTCGCTGCCCTCGGGACCCAGCCCCGAGATCTTCCGCCGCGCCAAGTTCGACCGTCCGGAGGCG ACCGCCGCGCTCTGGCAGCTTCTCTTCCGCGTGCTCGTGCCACTCCCTCTGGACAACCCCTTGGCTTCGCTCGCCCAGG AGGTCCAAGCCCGCTTGGTGAAGTCAGCACTGCGCTCCCGGGGCTACCCGCGGCTGGCACTGGCACAGCTCCCTGAGGATGGCTCCCAGGGCAGCCGGGAGCTGCTCCTGGCTCTGTCCTGGCTCTTGGCCCGAGGACCTGTGCCTGAGCAGATGCTGGCCCAGACCCGAGTGCCTCTGGGTGATGAGatgactgtgtgccag TGTGAGGCCCTGGCCAGCCCTGGCCCACCTGCACCCCAGGCGCGAGCAGAGGATCCTGTGGATGTCCGCTATGTGCAGTGGCTGATGGGAAAGCTGCGGTTCCGCTGGCGCCAGCTGGTGTCCAGTCAGCAGGAACAGTGCACCCTTCTGAGCAAG ATCCACCTGTACACACGTGGCTGCCATGGGGACCAGAGCCTTGGTCATCTGTCCGTCACTGAAGCAGAGATGCTCAGGGACCCAGAGGGAGGCCAGCAG CTGCTGCGGACTCTGGAGTGTGCGAACCGGCGCCTGGAGGCGGTCCTGGCGTGGCGGCGCACAGAGCTGGTCTTCTGGCGGTGGATG GACACTGTCCTGGACACCTGTGCCCCCGGGGTGCCGGCTGCCGCCTCACAGGGCACCTTCCTGCCCCGGATCCCTGAGCACAGAGGTGGTGAGTTGGAGCTGGTAGCATGGGAGCTGCGGGCGCTGCAGGAGGAGCTGCAGGAAGCTGTGGAGTGCAGACGggcagcctgggaggccaag aCGAAGTCTcacactgccacccaggctggagtgcagtggcatgatcttggctcactgcaacctctgcctcccaggttcaa GCTGGAGGCTGTGGATGGGGGCCAGAGTGGAGTGCTGTGCGGCGGGCCTCTCGGGAGGCCGTGGAAAAGGAGCTGGGAGCTCTGCAGCGGTGCTGGGAGCAAGATGGGGGCCCGGCCCAGCCCCATGGGCCACACCGGCTGGTGA
- the TEDC1 gene encoding tubulin epsilon and delta complex protein 1 isoform X2, with protein MLVRRSRAAAATAGDPKEAGAGSMGRRRRRVDPAAGARAAALPEAIAALSRSLPSGPSPEIFRRAKFDRPEATAALWQLLFRVLVPLPLDNPLASLAQEVQARLVKSALRSRGYPRLALAQLPEDGSQGSRELLLALSWLLARGPVPEQMLAQTRVPLGDEMTVCQCEALASPGPPAPQARAEDPVDVRYVQWLMGKLRFRWRQLVSSQQEQCTLLSKIHLYTRGCHGDQSLGHLSVTEAEMLRDPEGGQQGFCSGNPRNLDLAYLKGLYFSCTPGMSPRTFWKDLWLVCEQPGLLLGDWRLPWVLLLRTLECANRRLEAVLAWRRTELVFWRWMDTVLDTCAPGVPAAASQGTFLPRIPEHRGGELELVAWELRALQEELQEAVECRRAAWEAKAGGCGWGPEWSAVRRASREAVEKELGALQRCWEQDGGPAQPHGPHRLVRREDGAAGDQDLRAAEVIRTLRSQEACLEAVLYQLQGQCRQELARLAGALPGLIWIPPPGR; from the exons ATGCTTGTGCGCAGGTcccgggcggcggcggcgacggcgGGCGATCCGAAGGAGGCTGGTGCTGGCTCTAtggggaggcggcggcggcgggtgGACCCCGCGGCTGGGGCCCGGGCCGCGGCCCTGCCTGAGGCCATCGCCGCGTTGAGTCGGTCGCTGCCCTCGGGACCCAGCCCCGAGATCTTCCGCCGCGCCAAGTTCGACCGTCCGGAGGCG ACCGCCGCGCTCTGGCAGCTTCTCTTCCGCGTGCTCGTGCCACTCCCTCTGGACAACCCCTTGGCTTCGCTCGCCCAGG AGGTCCAAGCCCGCTTGGTGAAGTCAGCACTGCGCTCCCGGGGCTACCCGCGGCTGGCACTGGCACAGCTCCCTGAGGATGGCTCCCAGGGCAGCCGGGAGCTGCTCCTGGCTCTGTCCTGGCTCTTGGCCCGAGGACCTGTGCCTGAGCAGATGCTGGCCCAGACCCGAGTGCCTCTGGGTGATGAGatgactgtgtgccag TGTGAGGCCCTGGCCAGCCCTGGCCCACCTGCACCCCAGGCGCGAGCAGAGGATCCTGTGGATGTCCGCTATGTGCAGTGGCTGATGGGAAAGCTGCGGTTCCGCTGGCGCCAGCTGGTGTCCAGTCAGCAGGAACAGTGCACCCTTCTGAGCAAG ATCCACCTGTACACACGTGGCTGCCATGGGGACCAGAGCCTTGGTCATCTGTCCGTCACTGAAGCAGAGATGCTCAGGGACCCAGAGGGAGGCCAGCAG GGTTTCTGCAGTGGGAATCCCCGAAACCTGGACCTGGCCTACCTGAAGGGCTTGTACTTCTCCTGCACTCCTGGGATGAGTCCCAGAACCTTCTGGAAGGATCTGTGGCTGGTGTGTGAGCAGCCAGGCCTGCTGCTGGGTGACTGGCGGCTCCCTTGGGTCCTG CTGCTGCGGACTCTGGAGTGTGCGAACCGGCGCCTGGAGGCGGTCCTGGCGTGGCGGCGCACAGAGCTGGTCTTCTGGCGGTGGATG GACACTGTCCTGGACACCTGTGCCCCCGGGGTGCCGGCTGCCGCCTCACAGGGCACCTTCCTGCCCCGGATCCCTGAGCACAGAGGTGGTGAGTTGGAGCTGGTAGCATGGGAGCTGCGGGCGCTGCAGGAGGAGCTGCAGGAAGCTGTGGAGTGCAGACGggcagcctgggaggccaag GCTGGAGGCTGTGGATGGGGGCCAGAGTGGAGTGCTGTGCGGCGGGCCTCTCGGGAGGCCGTGGAAAAGGAGCTGGGAGCTCTGCAGCGGTGCTGGGAGCAAGATGGGGGCCCGGCCCAGCCCCATGGGCCACACCGGCTGGTGAGACGAGAGGATGGGGCAGCAGGGGACCAGGACCTGCGGGCAGCTGAGGTGATCAGGACGCTGAGGAGCCAGGAGGCCTGCCTGGAGGCGGTGCTGTATCAACTACAGGGACAGTGTCGGCAGGAACTCGCCAGGCTGGCGGGAGCCCTGCCTGGCCTCATCTGGATCCCACCGCCTGGACGCTGA
- the TEDC1 gene encoding tubulin epsilon and delta complex protein 1 isoform X5 — protein MLVRRSRAAAATAGDPKEAGAGSMGRRRRRVDPAAGARAAALPEAIAALSRSLPSGPSPEIFRRAKFDRPEATAALWQLLFRVLVPLPLDNPLASLAQEVQARLVKSALRSRGYPRLALAQLPEDGSQGSRELLLALSWLLARGPVPEQMLAQTRVPLGDEMTVCQCEALASPGPPAPQARAEDPVDVRYVQWLMGKLRFRWRQLVSSQQEQCTLLSKIHLYTRGCHGDQSLGHLSVTEAEMLRDPEGGQQLLRTLECANRRLEAVLAWRRTELVFWRWMDTVLDTCAPGVPAAASQGTFLPRIPEHRGGELELVAWELRALQEELQEAVECRRAAWEAKWCSLYLPGTVGPAAGRLGVLPKHSRHLRRRSLTLPPRLECSGMILAHCNLCLPGSSWRLWMGARVECCAAGLSGGRGKGAGSSAAVLGARWGPGPAPWATPAGETRGWGSRGPGPAGS, from the exons ATGCTTGTGCGCAGGTcccgggcggcggcggcgacggcgGGCGATCCGAAGGAGGCTGGTGCTGGCTCTAtggggaggcggcggcggcgggtgGACCCCGCGGCTGGGGCCCGGGCCGCGGCCCTGCCTGAGGCCATCGCCGCGTTGAGTCGGTCGCTGCCCTCGGGACCCAGCCCCGAGATCTTCCGCCGCGCCAAGTTCGACCGTCCGGAGGCG ACCGCCGCGCTCTGGCAGCTTCTCTTCCGCGTGCTCGTGCCACTCCCTCTGGACAACCCCTTGGCTTCGCTCGCCCAGG AGGTCCAAGCCCGCTTGGTGAAGTCAGCACTGCGCTCCCGGGGCTACCCGCGGCTGGCACTGGCACAGCTCCCTGAGGATGGCTCCCAGGGCAGCCGGGAGCTGCTCCTGGCTCTGTCCTGGCTCTTGGCCCGAGGACCTGTGCCTGAGCAGATGCTGGCCCAGACCCGAGTGCCTCTGGGTGATGAGatgactgtgtgccag TGTGAGGCCCTGGCCAGCCCTGGCCCACCTGCACCCCAGGCGCGAGCAGAGGATCCTGTGGATGTCCGCTATGTGCAGTGGCTGATGGGAAAGCTGCGGTTCCGCTGGCGCCAGCTGGTGTCCAGTCAGCAGGAACAGTGCACCCTTCTGAGCAAG ATCCACCTGTACACACGTGGCTGCCATGGGGACCAGAGCCTTGGTCATCTGTCCGTCACTGAAGCAGAGATGCTCAGGGACCCAGAGGGAGGCCAGCAG CTGCTGCGGACTCTGGAGTGTGCGAACCGGCGCCTGGAGGCGGTCCTGGCGTGGCGGCGCACAGAGCTGGTCTTCTGGCGGTGGATG GACACTGTCCTGGACACCTGTGCCCCCGGGGTGCCGGCTGCCGCCTCACAGGGCACCTTCCTGCCCCGGATCCCTGAGCACAGAGGTGGTGAGTTGGAGCTGGTAGCATGGGAGCTGCGGGCGCTGCAGGAGGAGCTGCAGGAAGCTGTGGAGTGCAGACGggcagcctgggaggccaag TGGTGCTCGCTCTACCTGCCTGGGACTGTCGGACCTGCTGCTGGACGCCTGGGTGTCCTCCCTAAACACAGCCGTCACCTACGCAG aCGAAGTCTcacactgccacccaggctggagtgcagtggcatgatcttggctcactgcaacctctgcctcccaggttcaa GCTGGAGGCTGTGGATGGGGGCCAGAGTGGAGTGCTGTGCGGCGGGCCTCTCGGGAGGCCGTGGAAAAGGAGCTGGGAGCTCTGCAGCGGTGCTGGGAGCAAGATGGGGGCCCGGCCCAGCCCCATGGGCCACACCGGCTGGTGAGACGAGAGGATGGGGCAGCAGGGGACCAGGACCTGCGGGCAGCTGA